The Holophagales bacterium genome includes a region encoding these proteins:
- a CDS encoding sulfurtransferase: MRFSPRASRLLIVLLLVASAAALAPSSLAAETTKAPSAPAVVSGEWLSAALGSKDLVLLDARPMRDFLAAHLQGAQSVAVENLRSTSGGVPATTYPPEVLGVVFARAGVTSGSHVVVYGAESDNDATYVATAALIAGARKVSVLDGGFSRWTAEARATTKDRSLIPVAKPTLPGDTSFLVPIDDVKKRIGDERTVFLDVRPEEQWAAGRIPGARNRFWKKDVDGGSFRPEAATRAELEEAGVSWERPVVVYCNSGHQASETFYTLRFRLGHPDVRLYQGSWLEWSMTPGAPRESSAPAEPAAK; the protein is encoded by the coding sequence ATGAGGTTCTCGCCGCGCGCCTCCCGCCTCCTCATCGTCCTTCTCCTCGTCGCCTCGGCCGCCGCCCTCGCCCCGTCTTCCCTCGCGGCCGAAACGACGAAGGCCCCTTCGGCCCCGGCCGTCGTCTCGGGCGAGTGGTTATCGGCAGCCCTGGGATCGAAGGACCTCGTCCTCCTCGACGCCCGGCCGATGCGCGACTTCCTCGCCGCGCACCTGCAGGGAGCGCAGAGCGTCGCGGTCGAGAACCTCCGCTCCACGTCGGGCGGCGTCCCCGCCACGACATACCCGCCCGAGGTCCTCGGCGTCGTCTTCGCCCGCGCCGGGGTGACCTCCGGGTCACACGTCGTCGTCTACGGCGCAGAGAGCGACAACGACGCGACGTACGTCGCCACGGCCGCCCTGATCGCCGGAGCCCGGAAAGTCTCCGTCCTGGACGGCGGCTTCTCGCGCTGGACGGCCGAGGCCCGCGCGACGACGAAGGACCGTTCGCTCATCCCTGTCGCAAAGCCGACCCTCCCGGGCGATACCTCGTTCCTCGTCCCGATCGACGACGTGAAGAAGCGCATCGGCGACGAGAGAACCGTCTTCTTGGACGTGCGGCCCGAGGAGCAGTGGGCGGCAGGGCGCATTCCGGGGGCGAGGAACCGCTTCTGGAAGAAGGACGTCGACGGCGGCTCGTTCCGCCCCGAGGCCGCGACCCGCGCGGAGCTCGAAGAGGCCGGCGTCTCCTGGGAGAGGCCCGTCGTCGTCTACTGCAACAGCGGCCACCAGGCCTCGGAGACCTTCTACACGCTGAGATTCCGGCTCGGCCATCCCGACGTGCGGCTCTACCAGGGTTCCTGGCTCGAGTGGTCGATGACGCCCGGAGCGCCGAGAGAATCGTCCGCCCCCGCGGAGCCTGCGGCGAAGTGA